From one Phocaeicola salanitronis DSM 18170 genomic stretch:
- the rplU gene encoding 50S ribosomal protein L21 — MYVIVEINGQQFKAEEGKKLFVQHIQNAEGGATVEFEKVLLVDNNGTVTVGAPTVEGAKVVCEVVSPLVKGKKVLVFHKKRRKGYKKLNGHRQQFTELTIKQVIA; from the coding sequence ATGTACGTAATTGTAGAAATTAACGGTCAACAGTTCAAGGCTGAAGAAGGCAAGAAATTGTTCGTTCAGCACATTCAGAACGCAGAAGGCGGCGCAACTGTTGAATTTGAGAAAGTCTTGTTGGTAGACAACAACGGTACTGTAACAGTAGGCGCTCCTACCGTAGAAGGAGCCAAAGTGGTTTGCGAAGTAGTTTCTCCGCTGGTAAAAGGCAAGAAAGTATTGGTATTCCACAAGAAGAGAAGAAAAGGTTATAAGAAACTGAACGGTCACCGTCAACAGTTTACTGAATTGACCATCAAACAAGTTATTGCTTAA
- a CDS encoding DUF5606 family protein, whose product MLKTILAISGKPGLYKLISQAKNMLIVENLADKKRLPVYASDKVISLGDIAMYTDANDVPLATVLESIKQKENAAEVQLDYKKASAAELHDFMAEVLPQYDRDRVHTSDIRKLIQWYNLLVASGETDFVEGVQMETVETAAE is encoded by the coding sequence ATGTTGAAGACTATTTTGGCTATCTCGGGCAAGCCGGGATTGTATAAACTGATTTCTCAGGCTAAAAATATGTTGATTGTTGAAAATTTGGCTGATAAGAAAAGATTGCCGGTTTATGCGAGTGATAAAGTAATTTCATTGGGTGATATTGCCATGTATACCGATGCAAACGATGTTCCGTTGGCAACAGTGCTCGAATCTATAAAGCAAAAGGAAAACGCTGCAGAGGTACAGCTGGACTATAAAAAAGCTTCTGCTGCAGAGTTGCACGATTTTATGGCAGAAGTATTGCCCCAGTATGACCGCGACCGTGTCCATACCAGTGACATCCGGAAACTGATTCAATGGTATAACCTGCTTGTTGCAAGCGGAGAAACTGACTTTGTAGAAGGTGTTCAGATGGAAACCGTGGAGACCGCTGCGGAATAA
- a CDS encoding endonuclease MutS2, with amino-acid sequence MIYPQNFEQKIGFDQIRNLIKAKCLSTLGEEKTDGMAFSSDYEEINCRLEEVVEFVRILEEEDEFPSQYFFDVRPSLKRIRVEGLYLDEQELFDLRRSLETIRDIVGFLQKEDEEDEDSHSPYPALHALAADILVFPQLIARINNILDKFGKIKDNASAELLRIRRELADTTGSISRSLNSILRSAQAEGFVEKDVTPTMRDGRLVIPVAPGMKRKIRGIVHDESATGKTVFIEPAEVVEANNRIRELEGEERREIIRILTEFSATIRPQVPAILQSYEFLALIDFIRAKALFCMDIKAVKPAFEEQQIIDWIEAVHPLLQKSLAKHNKKVVPLDIELTSRQRILLISGPNAGGKSVCLKTVGLLQYMLQCGLLIPLNERSHAGIFENIFIDIGDEQSIEDDLSTYSSHLTNMKNMMKYCNGKSLILIDEFGGGTEPQIGGAIAEAVLKRFNQKQTFGVITTHYQNLKHFAEDHEGVINGAMLYDRHEMRALFQLQIGNPGSSFAVEIARKIGLPEEVIADASEIVGSEYIQSDKYLQDIVRDKRYWETKRQNIRKKEKQMEDTIARYQQEIEELERKRKEILQKAKEDAEHLLQESNAKIENTIRTIKEAQAEKERTRTARQELADFKQEVETIDTAALEEQIARKMERLREKQKRKEERKNKKAETAPMQPKAKPICTGDYVRIKGQTSVGQVLELNGQNAVVMFGLMKTNVKTERLEHADPPKTSNVMAKATFVSSETQEQMYQKKLNFKQDIDVRGMRGDEAIQAVTYFIDDAIQVGVSRVRILHGTGSGILRTLIRQYLATVPGVAHFQDEHVQFGGAGITVVDLK; translated from the coding sequence ATGATATATCCACAAAACTTTGAACAGAAAATAGGGTTCGACCAAATCAGGAACCTTATAAAAGCCAAGTGCCTGAGCACATTGGGCGAAGAAAAAACAGACGGAATGGCTTTCTCCAGCGACTACGAAGAAATCAACTGCCGGCTGGAGGAAGTAGTGGAATTCGTCCGCATTCTGGAAGAGGAAGACGAATTTCCCAGCCAATACTTTTTCGATGTGCGCCCTTCGTTGAAACGCATCCGGGTGGAAGGACTGTATCTGGACGAACAGGAACTGTTCGATCTGCGCCGCTCGCTGGAAACAATACGCGACATCGTGGGTTTTCTGCAAAAAGAGGACGAGGAAGACGAAGATTCGCACTCACCCTACCCTGCCCTACACGCCCTGGCTGCCGATATTCTGGTATTTCCACAGCTCATAGCACGCATCAACAACATTCTTGACAAGTTCGGCAAGATAAAAGACAATGCCTCTGCCGAGCTCTTGCGTATCCGGCGCGAACTGGCTGACACGACAGGCAGCATCTCGCGCAGCCTGAACAGCATCTTGCGCAGTGCACAGGCAGAAGGTTTCGTGGAAAAAGACGTGACGCCGACTATGCGCGACGGACGGTTGGTCATTCCTGTGGCTCCGGGCATGAAGCGCAAGATACGAGGCATCGTACACGATGAATCGGCTACAGGCAAGACCGTTTTCATTGAACCGGCAGAAGTGGTAGAAGCCAATAACCGCATCCGGGAACTGGAAGGTGAAGAGCGACGGGAAATTATCCGCATACTGACCGAATTTTCGGCAACTATCCGCCCGCAAGTACCCGCCATCCTGCAATCATACGAATTCCTGGCACTTATCGACTTTATCCGTGCCAAAGCCCTTTTCTGTATGGATATCAAAGCAGTAAAGCCCGCCTTCGAAGAACAACAAATCATCGACTGGATAGAAGCCGTACACCCATTGCTCCAGAAATCGCTGGCGAAACACAATAAGAAGGTAGTGCCGCTGGACATTGAACTGACCAGCCGCCAACGCATCCTGCTGATATCAGGACCCAATGCCGGAGGCAAATCGGTATGTCTGAAAACCGTAGGACTGCTGCAATACATGCTCCAATGTGGCTTGTTGATACCGCTGAACGAACGGAGCCATGCGGGCATCTTCGAAAACATCTTTATCGACATCGGCGACGAACAAAGCATCGAAGACGACCTGAGCACCTATTCTTCACACCTTACCAATATGAAGAATATGATGAAATATTGCAACGGCAAGAGCCTTATCCTGATAGACGAGTTCGGCGGAGGTACGGAGCCGCAAATCGGAGGCGCCATTGCCGAAGCGGTACTGAAACGGTTTAACCAGAAACAGACATTCGGGGTCATCACCACCCATTACCAGAACCTGAAGCACTTTGCCGAAGACCACGAAGGCGTAATCAATGGAGCCATGCTCTACGACCGCCACGAGATGCGCGCACTCTTCCAGTTGCAGATAGGAAATCCCGGAAGCTCGTTCGCCGTAGAGATAGCCCGTAAAATCGGATTGCCCGAAGAGGTGATAGCCGATGCCTCGGAAATTGTGGGCAGCGAATACATTCAAAGCGACAAATACCTGCAAGACATCGTGCGCGACAAACGCTACTGGGAAACCAAGCGGCAAAACATCCGCAAGAAAGAAAAGCAGATGGAAGACACCATTGCCCGCTACCAGCAAGAGATAGAAGAACTGGAGCGCAAACGGAAGGAAATCCTGCAAAAAGCCAAGGAGGATGCCGAACACCTGCTCCAGGAATCGAACGCCAAGATAGAGAACACTATCCGCACCATCAAGGAAGCACAAGCGGAAAAAGAACGCACACGCACGGCACGCCAGGAACTTGCCGATTTCAAGCAAGAAGTGGAGACCATTGACACCGCAGCCCTCGAAGAACAAATAGCCCGCAAAATGGAACGCCTGCGCGAAAAGCAGAAACGCAAAGAAGAACGGAAGAACAAAAAAGCCGAAACTGCCCCCATGCAGCCGAAAGCAAAGCCCATCTGCACGGGAGACTATGTGCGCATCAAAGGTCAGACAAGTGTAGGACAGGTGTTGGAACTAAACGGACAGAACGCCGTGGTGATGTTCGGACTGATGAAGACCAATGTCAAGACCGAACGGCTGGAACACGCCGACCCACCCAAGACTTCGAACGTGATGGCAAAAGCCACCTTCGTAAGCAGCGAGACGCAAGAACAGATGTACCAGAAGAAACTGAACTTCAAGCAAGACATCGACGTACGGGGCATGCGCGGCGATGAAGCCATACAGGCGGTCACCTATTTCATCGATGATGCCATTCAAGTAGGCGTAAGCCGTGTCCGCATCCTGCATGGAACAGGCTCGGGCATCCTGCGCACACTGATACGCCAATACCTTGCCACCGTACCCGGCGTAGCGCATTTCCAAGACGAGCACGTACAGTTCGGCGGGGCGGGAATCACGGTGGTAGATTTGAAATGA
- the yajC gene encoding preprotein translocase subunit YajC, which produces MNLLTVVMQAQGGGDYSFLIMMVAIFAIMYFFMIRPQNKKQKEIQNFRKNLEVGQSVITAGGIYGKIKEIEDNAVIVEIAPSVKIKVDKNSIYADAQAQANK; this is translated from the coding sequence ATGAATTTATTGACTGTAGTTATGCAAGCGCAAGGAGGAGGCGATTATTCGTTCCTGATTATGATGGTGGCGATTTTTGCTATCATGTATTTCTTTATGATTCGTCCGCAGAACAAGAAACAGAAGGAAATCCAGAACTTCCGCAAGAACCTGGAAGTGGGTCAGTCTGTGATTACGGCGGGCGGCATTTATGGAAAAATTAAGGAAATAGAAGATAATGCGGTGATTGTCGAAATTGCTCCAAGTGTAAAGATTAAGGTAGACAAGAATTCCATTTACGCCGATGCGCAAGCGCAGGCAAACAAGTAA
- a CDS encoding PUR family DNA/RNA-binding protein: protein MEEFKKNMTASEGDKEIVFTKAVKAGKRIYYLDVKKSRKGEMFLAITESKKITTGEGEASQVSFEKHKIFLYKEDFEKFLNGLQETIQYIEHEQGPIAGESHMAKNENLAADEILREPLKTDDIKIDIDF, encoded by the coding sequence ATGGAAGAATTTAAGAAAAATATGACAGCAAGCGAAGGAGACAAGGAAATCGTTTTTACCAAAGCCGTAAAAGCCGGCAAAAGAATCTATTATTTAGACGTAAAAAAAAGCCGCAAAGGGGAAATGTTTCTGGCGATTACCGAAAGCAAGAAAATAACCACCGGGGAAGGAGAGGCTTCACAAGTCAGTTTTGAGAAACATAAAATATTCCTTTACAAAGAAGATTTTGAAAAATTCCTGAACGGGCTTCAGGAGACCATCCAATACATCGAACATGAGCAAGGTCCCATTGCCGGCGAAAGCCACATGGCAAAAAACGAAAACCTTGCAGCCGATGAAATCTTACGCGAACCGCTAAAGACAGACGACATCAAGATTGACATCGACTTTTAG
- a CDS encoding site-specific integrase, whose protein sequence is MSKSTFKILFYLRKNYLNKEGKAGIMIRLSLNGEISQFSSKLDIEPDKWDTTLGKAKGNTQKARQLNETLEDIRASLKNHYRDIEVHESFVTVEKIRNAFLGITAKQRTLLELFKKHNEDARKLVGISKTPATLAKYDRCYRRLEEFMKVKYNISDISLKEIGHMFITDFENYLRTESKCNENTTAKFMQTFKMIVIIAKNNGWIYTDPFSNYKIRLKRVDRGYLTDAELQKIMKKKFPTKRLEQVRDVFLFSCYTGLSYVDVKELKASDIRISFDGKPWIMTHRHKTDTPVNVPLLKIPQAILQKYEGQLPKGQLLPVLSNQKLNSYLKEIADLCGINKNITFHLARHTFATTTTLAKGVPIETVSKMLGHTNIETTQIYARITNEKIRKDMEVLAGKLDAML, encoded by the coding sequence ATGAGTAAGAGTACATTTAAGATTCTGTTCTATCTAAGAAAGAACTATCTGAACAAGGAAGGAAAAGCGGGTATTATGATTCGTCTGTCGCTTAACGGTGAAATTTCTCAATTCAGCTCAAAGCTGGATATAGAACCTGATAAATGGGATACCACATTGGGCAAGGCGAAAGGAAATACACAGAAAGCCCGCCAGTTGAATGAAACATTGGAGGACATCCGTGCTTCGCTGAAAAACCACTACCGGGATATTGAAGTGCATGAGTCATTCGTAACGGTAGAAAAAATACGCAATGCGTTTTTGGGAATAACGGCGAAACAAAGAACACTGCTGGAACTTTTCAAGAAACACAATGAGGATGCAAGAAAACTGGTCGGCATCAGCAAGACTCCTGCCACCCTCGCGAAGTATGACCGCTGCTACCGGAGGCTGGAGGAATTTATGAAAGTGAAATACAATATTTCGGATATATCACTGAAGGAAATCGGCCATATGTTCATTACGGACTTCGAGAACTATCTGAGAACGGAAAGCAAATGCAATGAGAATACTACGGCAAAATTCATGCAGACGTTCAAGATGATTGTAATCATCGCCAAAAACAACGGTTGGATTTATACTGACCCGTTTTCAAATTATAAAATCAGACTGAAACGTGTGGACAGAGGTTATCTGACGGATGCGGAACTGCAAAAGATAATGAAGAAGAAGTTTCCGACTAAAAGACTGGAACAGGTACGGGACGTGTTCCTGTTCTCCTGTTACACGGGATTATCATATGTGGACGTGAAGGAACTGAAGGCAAGCGACATCAGAATCTCGTTTGACGGGAAGCCGTGGATCATGACGCACCGTCATAAGACAGATACTCCGGTAAACGTGCCGCTGCTGAAGATACCGCAGGCGATACTCCAGAAATATGAAGGTCAGCTCCCCAAAGGTCAGTTGCTGCCTGTGCTGAGCAATCAAAAACTTAATTCTTACTTAAAAGAGATTGCGGATTTGTGCGGTATAAATAAAAATATTACCTTCCACCTGGCACGTCACACGTTTGCTACGACCACTACTCTGGCTAAAGGCGTGCCGATTGAAACGGTGTCGAAAATGCTGGGGCATACGAACATTGAAACGACGCAAATCTATGCCCGCATAACCAATGAGAAGATAAGAAAGGATATGGAGGTCCTTGCGGGAAAACTGGATGCCATGTTATGA
- a CDS encoding HAD family hydrolase, whose amino-acid sequence MKTYRTYLFDFDYTLADSSKGIVMCYRNVLERHHHTGISDEAIKRTIGKTLVESFSLLSGITDADTLEAYRKEYVKEADKYMTANTRLFPETSHVLTTLKARGAKLGIISTKYRYRIMELLGHALPESTVDLIVGGEDVQTPKPSPEGVFIALEKLQTEKTDVLYVGDSTVDAETARAAGIDFAGVLHGTTTREELAAYPHTGILNDLSELL is encoded by the coding sequence ATGAAAACATACCGGACTTATCTTTTCGATTTCGACTATACATTGGCAGATTCGTCGAAAGGCATCGTGATGTGTTACCGCAACGTGCTCGAACGCCATCATCATACCGGCATCAGCGATGAAGCCATCAAGCGGACCATTGGCAAAACGCTGGTGGAATCGTTCTCCCTCCTCAGCGGAATCACCGATGCCGATACCCTGGAAGCCTACCGGAAGGAATACGTAAAGGAAGCGGACAAGTATATGACGGCAAACACCCGCCTCTTCCCCGAAACCTCACACGTGCTGACAACGCTGAAAGCACGCGGAGCGAAACTGGGCATCATCTCCACCAAATACCGTTACCGCATCATGGAACTGTTGGGACATGCGCTTCCCGAAAGCACGGTCGACCTCATCGTAGGTGGAGAAGACGTGCAGACTCCTAAGCCTTCGCCCGAAGGCGTATTCATCGCCCTCGAAAAGCTACAAACAGAAAAAACGGATGTCCTGTACGTAGGCGACAGCACTGTAGATGCCGAAACTGCCCGGGCGGCAGGAATAGACTTTGCAGGCGTGCTTCACGGAACAACCACCCGGGAAGAGCTTGCCGCCTATCCGCATACCGGCATCTTAAATGACTTATCGGAATTGCTTTAG
- the rpmA gene encoding 50S ribosomal protein L27: MAHKKGVGSSKNGRESESKRLGVKIFGGAACKAGNIIVRQRGTVHNPGENVGMGKDHTLYALVDGTVCFKKKRENKSYVSVIPAKAEAEA, encoded by the coding sequence ATGGCACATAAAAAAGGTGTAGGTAGTTCGAAGAACGGCCGTGAATCGGAAAGTAAGAGATTAGGCGTAAAGATATTCGGCGGTGCAGCTTGCAAGGCTGGCAACATCATTGTTCGTCAAAGAGGTACAGTTCATAACCCGGGCGAAAATGTAGGTATGGGAAAAGACCATACACTTTACGCATTGGTAGACGGAACTGTATGTTTTAAGAAGAAACGTGAAAACAAGAGCTATGTTTCAGTAATTCCCGCTAAGGCTGAAGCTGAAGCATAA
- the coaE gene encoding dephospho-CoA kinase (Dephospho-CoA kinase (CoaE) performs the final step in coenzyme A biosynthesis.) — MVRFGVTGGIGSGKSYVLRLLAARGIPVYDSDAGAKRLMRTDTDIRKGLTDLLGEEVYTADGELNKPLVSAYLFANAQNAGRINAIVHPRVKADFNRWTSCQNAPHVALESAILFEAGFEDTVDFIVTVYAPVEMRICRVRERDGMAEAQVRKRMEAQLDDEEKCRRSDFVILNDGSKPLEVQIDGLLQILGKMEKAKD, encoded by the coding sequence ATGGTAAGGTTCGGTGTGACGGGAGGCATTGGAAGCGGAAAGTCATACGTGCTGCGTCTGCTGGCGGCGCGGGGCATACCCGTGTATGATTCGGATGCCGGAGCCAAGCGACTGATGCGGACCGATACGGATATCCGGAAAGGACTGACAGACTTGTTGGGCGAGGAGGTGTATACGGCAGATGGAGAATTGAATAAACCGTTGGTGTCTGCCTATTTGTTTGCCAACGCGCAGAACGCCGGACGGATTAACGCAATTGTCCATCCCCGTGTGAAAGCCGACTTCAACCGTTGGACGTCGTGTCAGAATGCACCGCATGTCGCATTGGAGAGTGCCATCCTGTTCGAGGCGGGCTTCGAAGATACGGTCGACTTTATCGTGACGGTATATGCCCCTGTAGAAATGCGGATATGCCGGGTTCGGGAGCGCGACGGCATGGCGGAAGCGCAAGTGCGTAAGCGCATGGAAGCCCAGCTGGACGATGAAGAGAAATGCAGGCGTTCGGATTTTGTGATACTAAACGACGGAAGCAAGCCGTTGGAGGTGCAGATAGACGGTTTGCTGCAAATTTTAGGCAAAATGGAAAAAGCGAAGGACTAA
- a CDS encoding YbbR-like domain-containing protein: protein MFDVKNIVRYYQIGIRKIRKFLLSDKCKECLVFLFFVLVSFAFWMLQTLDNVYQTEFKVPLRLKNVPKEAVLTSELPHEVRVRVEDRGTVLLNYMLGRTFFPVSFDFNDYRDRGTHVHISSAELLKKISAQLNVSTHLISVRPDTLDFIYTMGKAKKVPVRLDGEVRAGLQYYVSHVGFTPDSVIAYAPQEVLDTLTAAYTDRLDLENVSDTLHRRVLLRKLKGVKFVPAYNDLLVCVDMYSEKTVEVPIVGINFPADKVLRTFPSKVQVTFQVGLMHFKDVSSEDFFIGVTYEDILKAKSDKLPLSLKSAPDYVSHVRILPASVDYLIEQTAEEGGIW, encoded by the coding sequence ATGTTCGATGTAAAGAACATAGTGCGATATTATCAAATTGGAATACGGAAGATCAGAAAGTTTTTGCTGAGTGATAAATGCAAAGAGTGTCTGGTCTTCTTGTTTTTTGTGCTGGTTTCTTTCGCGTTTTGGATGTTGCAGACCTTAGACAATGTCTATCAGACAGAGTTTAAAGTCCCTTTGCGGCTGAAGAACGTGCCGAAAGAGGCGGTGTTGACTTCCGAATTGCCTCATGAAGTGCGGGTGCGGGTGGAAGACAGGGGAACCGTATTGCTCAATTATATGCTGGGGCGGACGTTTTTTCCTGTTTCTTTCGACTTCAACGACTATCGGGACAGAGGCACGCACGTGCATATCTCGTCAGCGGAATTGCTGAAAAAGATTTCAGCGCAACTGAACGTCTCCACGCATCTGATTTCTGTGCGCCCCGATACGCTTGATTTCATTTACACCATGGGGAAAGCGAAGAAAGTGCCGGTGCGCCTGGATGGCGAAGTCCGGGCAGGGCTTCAGTATTACGTGTCGCATGTCGGTTTTACTCCCGATTCGGTCATCGCATACGCCCCTCAGGAAGTGCTGGACACACTGACGGCTGCATATACCGATAGGTTGGATTTGGAGAATGTCTCAGACACCTTGCACCGCCGCGTTCTGCTTCGGAAACTGAAAGGAGTGAAGTTTGTTCCGGCGTACAACGACCTTTTGGTATGTGTGGATATGTATTCGGAAAAGACGGTGGAAGTCCCGATTGTAGGGATTAACTTCCCGGCCGACAAAGTGCTTCGCACCTTCCCTTCCAAAGTGCAGGTCACGTTTCAGGTAGGGCTGATGCATTTTAAGGATGTCTCTTCGGAAGACTTTTTTATTGGCGTTACCTATGAGGACATATTGAAGGCGAAAAGCGACAAGCTTCCTTTAAGTTTGAAATCTGCCCCCGACTATGTGAGCCATGTCCGTATTTTGCCTGCATCTGTCGATTATCTGATAGAACAAACGGCAGAGGAGGGGGGTATATGGTAA
- a CDS encoding virulence RhuM family protein — MVRFGNFEVEYNRNAPDKVSVRIETDDKGEVWLPKCDIARAYGVFVQSVNAGLKSLAKTGDFDEYRDVRVEHFTYNGKNCSVDLYSLATIIALGFRMKGLKCEAFRKWAARRLAESFEKKKSTVILCMSGEKRNSWN, encoded by the coding sequence ATGGTGAGATTTGGCAATTTTGAAGTGGAATATAACCGCAATGCACCTGATAAGGTGAGCGTAAGGATAGAAACGGACGACAAGGGCGAGGTATGGTTGCCGAAATGCGACATCGCACGGGCGTATGGCGTGTTTGTACAGTCGGTAAATGCCGGACTGAAATCCCTTGCAAAAACCGGAGACTTTGATGAATACCGGGATGTGCGGGTCGAACATTTCACCTATAACGGAAAAAATTGCAGTGTGGACCTCTACAGTCTGGCAACCATCATTGCATTGGGATTCCGCATGAAGGGACTGAAATGCGAGGCATTCAGAAAGTGGGCTGCAAGACGGTTGGCAGAATCATTTGAAAAGAAGAAAAGTACGGTGATTCTCTGCATGAGCGGCGAAAAGAGAAACAGCTGGAACTGA
- a CDS encoding L-serine ammonia-lyase yields MKSIRELYRIGTGPSSSHTMGPRKAAEQFLARHPEAKSFEVTLYGSLAATGKGHMTDVAILDVLQPHAPVEIVWKPHVFFPFHPNGMTFKAFDGNGKKTDEWTVFSIGGGALAEEGHPQGSTPDIYEMNTMSRILYWCEHTGRSYWEYVEQCEGKEIWDYLAEVWETMKAAILRGLDAEGVLPGPLNLRRKASAYYIKAKGFKDSLRSRGLVFAYALAVSEENASGGKIVTAPTCGACGVVPAVLYHLQKTREFSDARILRALATAGLVGNIVKHNASISGAEAGCQAEVGVACSMAAAAASQLFGGSPAQIEYAAEMGLEHHLGMTCDPVCGLVQIPCIERNAYAAARALDANTYSAFTDGHHRVSFDRVVEVMKETGHDLPSLYKETSEGGLAKDYHPMAIDN; encoded by the coding sequence ATGAAATCAATCAGAGAATTATACCGGATAGGCACAGGACCCTCTAGCAGCCACACCATGGGACCGCGGAAGGCAGCCGAACAATTCCTTGCCCGCCATCCCGAAGCAAAATCCTTCGAAGTGACGCTTTACGGAAGCCTTGCCGCTACAGGCAAGGGACACATGACCGATGTGGCCATCTTAGACGTACTCCAACCACACGCACCGGTCGAAATCGTATGGAAACCGCATGTGTTCTTTCCCTTCCACCCCAATGGAATGACTTTCAAGGCTTTCGATGGAAACGGAAAGAAAACCGATGAGTGGACCGTGTTCAGCATCGGAGGAGGGGCACTTGCTGAAGAAGGGCATCCGCAAGGTAGCACTCCTGACATCTATGAAATGAACACGATGAGCCGGATACTCTACTGGTGCGAACACACCGGACGCAGCTACTGGGAATATGTAGAACAATGCGAAGGTAAAGAGATATGGGACTACCTCGCCGAAGTATGGGAAACAATGAAGGCAGCCATCCTGCGTGGATTGGATGCTGAAGGCGTATTGCCTGGACCGCTCAACCTGCGCCGGAAAGCATCGGCATACTACATCAAGGCAAAGGGATTCAAAGACTCGCTCCGCTCACGCGGACTGGTGTTTGCGTACGCCCTTGCCGTAAGCGAGGAAAACGCTTCGGGCGGAAAAATCGTAACTGCCCCCACGTGTGGAGCCTGTGGCGTGGTGCCTGCCGTGCTCTATCATTTACAGAAAACCCGGGAGTTCAGCGATGCCCGCATCCTGCGTGCCCTTGCCACCGCAGGACTGGTAGGAAATATCGTCAAACACAACGCCTCGATATCGGGAGCCGAAGCCGGATGCCAGGCAGAAGTAGGCGTGGCATGCTCGATGGCGGCTGCAGCGGCAAGCCAACTCTTCGGTGGAAGTCCCGCACAGATAGAATATGCTGCCGAGATGGGGCTGGAACACCACTTGGGCATGACGTGCGACCCTGTGTGCGGACTGGTGCAAATTCCCTGCATCGAACGAAACGCCTACGCCGCTGCCCGTGCCCTTGACGCCAATACCTACTCTGCGTTCACCGACGGACACCACCGCGTATCGTTCGACCGTGTGGTAGAAGTAATGAAAGAAACCGGACACGACCTCCCCTCACTCTACAAAGAAACCAGCGAGGGTGGGCTTGCCAAAGACTATCACCCGATGGCAATTGACAATTGA
- the nusB gene encoding transcription antitermination factor NusB, translating to MINRVLIRLKVVQIIYAYYQNGGKNLDTAEKELFFSLSKAYDLYNYLLLLMVEVTRYSSRRLDAAKHKLAPTQEDLNPNTKFVDNQFIAQLEINKQLNDFANNQKKTWENEPEFIKGLCEQIMQSDIYKEYMASETSSYEEDREVWRKLYKKIIFNNPALDEVLEDQSLYWNDDKEIVDTFVLKTIKRFDPKNGEKQELLPEFKDEEDRDFARRLFRRSILNADYYRHLISENSRNWDLKRVAVMDVIIMQIALAEILSFPNIPVNVSLNEYVEIAKLYSTPKSGGFINGTLDGIVNQLKKENKLTKN from the coding sequence ATGATTAACAGAGTTCTTATTCGTTTGAAGGTAGTTCAAATCATTTACGCCTATTATCAGAATGGAGGCAAAAATTTGGATACTGCAGAAAAGGAGTTGTTCTTCAGTTTATCCAAAGCGTATGATTTGTATAACTATCTTCTGCTTCTGATGGTAGAAGTGACAAGGTATTCCAGCAGGCGGCTGGATGCGGCGAAACACAAGCTTGCTCCTACGCAAGAGGATTTAAATCCGAACACCAAATTTGTAGACAATCAGTTTATCGCTCAGCTGGAGATAAACAAGCAGCTGAACGATTTTGCGAACAACCAGAAGAAAACCTGGGAGAACGAGCCGGAGTTCATCAAGGGCTTGTGCGAACAGATTATGCAGAGCGATATATATAAGGAGTATATGGCCAGCGAGACTTCTTCGTATGAGGAAGACCGCGAAGTATGGCGAAAGCTGTATAAGAAAATCATTTTCAATAATCCGGCGCTGGACGAAGTGCTGGAAGACCAAAGCCTGTACTGGAACGATGATAAGGAAATCGTAGACACGTTTGTGTTGAAGACCATTAAGCGTTTCGACCCCAAAAACGGGGAAAAGCAGGAATTGCTTCCTGAGTTTAAGGACGAGGAAGACCGTGACTTCGCGCGCCGTTTGTTCCGCCGTTCGATTCTGAATGCGGATTACTACCGCCATCTGATTAGTGAAAACTCAAGGAACTGGGACCTCAAGCGTGTGGCAGTGATGGATGTCATCATCATGCAGATTGCATTGGCTGAAATCTTGAGTTTCCCGAACATTCCGGTGAATGTGTCGCTGAACGAATATGTGGAGATAGCGAAACTTTACAGCACTCCTAAAAGCGGGGGATTCATCAACGGTACGCTGGACGGAATAGTTAATCAATTAAAAAAGGAAAATAAGCTGACGAAGAATTAA